One window from the genome of Deltaproteobacteria bacterium encodes:
- the rplM gene encoding 50S ribosomal protein L13, with translation MKTTKMLTRDPADQTWYVVDAEGKVLGRMATKIADVLRGKHKPTFTPNSDMGDFVIVVNADKVKLTGKKMTGKVYYSHSGYMGGLKSTTPEKLLGSAHPERIVEWAVRGMLPKTRLGDRLFTKLKVYVGPEHPHKAQLPKVLAVNE, from the coding sequence ATGAAAACGACGAAGATGCTGACCAGGGATCCTGCCGACCAGACGTGGTACGTCGTGGACGCCGAGGGAAAGGTGCTCGGCCGAATGGCGACGAAAATCGCCGACGTTCTGCGCGGCAAGCACAAGCCGACGTTCACGCCCAACTCCGACATGGGCGATTTCGTCATCGTGGTGAACGCCGACAAGGTGAAGCTCACCGGGAAGAAGATGACGGGGAAAGTCTACTACAGCCACTCCGGATACATGGGCGGCCTCAAGTCCACCACCCCCGAGAAACTGCTCGGGAGTGCGCACCCGGAACGGATCGTGGAATGGGCGGTCCGCGGGATGCTCCCGAAAACGCGCCTGGGCGACCGGCTCTTCACCAAGCTCAAGGTTTATGTGGGACCGGAGCACCCGCACAAGGCGCAGCTGCCCAAGGTTTTGGCCGTCAACGAATAG